A stretch of DNA from Bacillota bacterium:
CTTTTGGGGAATAGGGAATGTGTTTCCATTTTAGGTCCTACTTTTTCAAGAGGGAAACTCATAACATCATCCACATATGTTACTGCATGCGGATTTCCCATGGAAACACATGTTACTTTATATGTTTGCCCGTCAATTTCGACAGGCTGGGAAATAAATCTATCTTTACTGCTTTTAACCGGGATATCCTCAGGATTAAGTATGGGTTCTCCCATATCAACCTTCACTAATGCAACCTTGTTATTTTCTACTGTCATATCAAGTACTTTAACGCCTGCAAGAGTCTCCACGCTTACTGTAGTTTTTTCGGTAAAACCGTTGTCATATACATATTTACCCACACATCTTATGGCATTGCCGCACATCTCTGCTTCAGACCCGTCAGAATTAAACATTCTCATTCTAAAGTCAGCTATTTTTGAAGGCATTATAAGTACAAGGCCGTCGGAACCAATTCCAAAATGCCTGTCACTTACGAATTGAGC
This window harbors:
- a CDS encoding diaminopimelate epimerase, translated to MKFTKMHGLGNDYIYVNCINECPDKLIENISKVAQFVSDRHFGIGSDGLVLIMPSKIADFRMRMFNSDGSEAEMCGNAIRCVGKYVYDNGFTEKTTVSVETLAGVKVLDMTVENNKVALVKVDMGEPILNPEDIPVKSSKDRFISQPVEIDGQTYKVTCVSMGNPHAVTYVDDVMSFPLEKVGPKMETHSLFPKRINAEFVQVIDRNTLKMRVWERGAGETMACGTGASAVLVASVLNGVSERKATVKLLGGDLVIEWNEKDNHVYMTGPAVKVFDGEIDLAQII